One Purpureocillium takamizusanense chromosome 1, complete sequence genomic window carries:
- a CDS encoding uncharacterized protein (COG:E~TransMembrane:12 (i46-67o73-92i126-147o153-175i187-205o236-256i277-296o329-354i374-391o403-424i445-466o478-498i)~EggNog:ENOG503NUN0), whose product MMEKKEETGYGLNVEASRPGETTNEYNLAEQHDQLARGLKSRHIQFLALGGAIGTGLFVGSGGILASTGPAPLFMAYLSMLMIVWNVMNNLAEMVTYLPMRGITVPYFVDRFVDPSLAFAAGWNYWYAYAMLVGAEATAAGIVIDYWGANVNIAVWITIVLIVMLLLNIIAVSFFGEAEFWFASIKLITICGLIILGVVIFFGGAPNQDGILGFHYWKDPGAFVPYKADGDAGRFLGYWHAFVSAGFAFITSPELIAIAAGETVSPRRNIPKAARRFVWRLAIFYGISSLIIGILVPSDDPQLLGASNASASPFVIGIQRVGIPVLNHIINAAILTSAWSAGNSFLYSGSRVLYSMSLTGQAPKFFNRTNRRGVPWVAVLFTWAFGLLAYLNVSNTGATVFNWFVNISTISGFIAWIVVMITYLRFRKAMIYNNMLHVLPYKTPLQPYATWIVLVVVSLLTITNGFQTFIPFKAKDFIAAYITLPVFLVLYIGHKIWFRTPLCIPLDQVDAVTGKKEMDELEAMDEERVPKNWLQKAWYWLA is encoded by the coding sequence ATGATGGAAAAGAAAGAGGAGACGGGCTACGGCCTAAATGTCGAGGCCAGTCGGCCTGGCGAGACGACCAACGAGTATAACCTGGCCGAGCAGCACGACCAGCTCGCTCGCGGCCTCAAGTCGCGCCACATTCAattcctcgccctcggcggcgccatcggcactGGATTGTTCGTCGGCTCTGGCGGTATCCTCGCCAGCaccggccccgcgccgctcTTCATGGCCTACCTGTCCATGTTGATGATTGTGTGGAATGTCATGAACAACCTCGCCGAGATGGTCACGTACCTGCCCATGCGCGGCATCACCGTCCCCTACTTTGTCGACCGTTTCGTCGACCCCAGCTTGGCTTTTGCCGCGGGTTGGAATTACTGGTACGCCTACGCCATGCTGgtgggcgccgaggccaccgccgccggcatcgtcatcgactACTGGGGCGCCAACGTCAACATCGCCGTCTGGATCAccatcgtcctcatcgtcatgctgctgctcaacatCATCGCCGTTAGCTTCTTCGGCGAGGCTGAGTTCTGGTTCGCCAGCATCAAGCTCATCACCATCTGCGGCCTCATCattctcggcgtcgtcattttcttcggcggcgcccccaaCCAAGACGGCATTCTCGGCTTCCACTACTGGAAGGACCCGGGTGCTTTTGTCCCTTacaaggccgacggcgacgctggccgcTTCCTCGGCTACTGGCACGCCTTTGTCTCGGCGGGCTTCGCCTTCATCACCTCGCCCGAGCTCATCGctatcgccgccggcgagaccGTCTCCCCGCGCCGCAACATCCccaaggccgcccgccgcttcgTCTGGCGCCTGGCCATCTTCTACGGCATCTCGtccctcatcatcggcatccTGGTGCCCTCGGACGACccgcagctgctgggcgcctCCAACGCCAGCGCATCCCCCTTCGTCATCGGCATCCAGCGCGTCGGCATCCCCGTCCTGAACCAcatcatcaacgccgccatcctcacCTCGGCCTGGTCCGCCGGCAACTCCTTCCTCTACTCGGGAAGCCGTGTGCTGTACTCCATGTCCCTCACCGGCCAGGCCCCCAAGTTCTTTAACCGCACCAATCGCCGCGGCGTTCCGTGGGTCGCGGTCCTCTTCACCTGGGCCTTCGGTCTGCTCGCGTACCTCAACGTGTCCAACACgggcgccaccgtcttcAACTGGTTCGTCAACATCTCCACCATTTCCGGATTCATCGCGTGGATCGTCGTCATGATCACCTACCTGCGCTTCCGCAAGGCCATGATCTACAACAACATGCTGCATGTCCTGCCCTACAAgacgccgctgcagccctACGCCACCTGGATCGTCCTCGTGGTGGTCTCGCTGctcaccatcaccaacggCTTCCAGACCTTCATCCCcttcaaggccaaggacTTTATTGCCGCCTACATCACCCTGCCGGTTTTCCTGGTCCTGTACATTGGCCACAAGATTTGGTTCCGCACCCCTCTGTGCATCCCCCTGGAccaggtcgacgccgtcaccggcaagaaggagatggacgagctcgaggccatggatGAGGAGCGTGTCCCCAAGAACTGGCTGCAAAAGGCCTGGTACTGGCTCGCTTGA